One window of the Montipora foliosa isolate CH-2021 chromosome 4, ASM3666993v2, whole genome shotgun sequence genome contains the following:
- the LOC138000699 gene encoding neuronal acetylcholine receptor subunit alpha-7-like isoform X4, protein MKWGKYSIFSYRHVIRRNEYRHGPGFYTLFVISICFMFWQLYSRVTIQAGVIKNSWQVDIWHTLSKISLKWEILFNLSAERMTDGRGAAARLVVSHNGNVSWLNPMLFTSSCEIDITYFPLDDQTCHLKFASWSYSSEFLDVHPKLDTADLSTYVENGEWILLGVKSKRNVLTYDCCEGTYPDVTYHLELRRRTLFYIMNFILPCVLIAVLTLLVFLLPPESGERMSFGVTVLLSFTILLLMLMAKLPATSKVIPLIAVYYACTIIEVSAAMGMACLMLRLYHPDNSSAPIPAWIRVCVLNYCARLVRLSTSAGRVRQAQIVQEFRQAKLRENRGKEQTNMSVLTDNIFKQEEEETMREEWRMAAIIINRLFAWIYLVTIIITLMAVLLKAPRFRNGEL, encoded by the exons ATGAAATGGGGAAAGTATTCTATTTTTTCTTACCGGCACGTAATACGCCGGAATGAGTATCGTCACGGGCCGGGTTTTTATACCTTATTTGTCATTTCGATCTGTTTCATGTTTTGGCAGCTTTATAGCAGAGTCACTATACAAGCAGGCGTGATTAAGAATAGTTGGCAGGTCGATATTTGGCATACACTTTCCAAGATTTCACTGAAGTGGGAAATCTTGTTCAATTTAAG TGCAGAACGCATGACAGATGGGCGTGGTGCTGCTGCTCGCCTTGTTGTAAGCCACAATGGGAATGTTTCCTGGCTGAATCCAATGCTTTTTACGAGTTCGTGTGAAATTGACATCACGTATTTCCCGCTTGATGACCAAACTTGCCATTTGAAGTTTGCCTCCTGGTCTTACAGCAGTGAATTCCTGGATGTTCATCCCAAGCTTGATACGGCGGACTTAAGCAC GTATGTGGAGAATGGAGAGTGGATTCTTCTCGGTGTGAAATCAAAACGCAACGTATTAACTTATGACTGCTGTGAGGGAACGTACCCGGATGTGACGTACCACCTTGAACTTCGCAGGCGCACTTTATTTTACataatgaactttattctgCCTTGTGTGCTGATTGCTGTCCTGACTCTTCTCGTCTTTCTACTACCACCGGAGTCTGGTGAAAGAATGTCTTTTGGCGTTACTGTTTTGCTGTCCTTCACCATTCTTCTGTTGATGTTGATG GCAAAATTACCCGCCACCTCCAAAGTTATTCCACTAATTGCCGTTTACTACGCCTGCACTATTATTGAAGTATCTGCAGCGATGGGCATGGCCTGTCTCATGCTGCGCTTATACCACCCAGACAACTCTTCTGCTCCAATCCCGGCATGGATCCGG gTTTGCGTGCTTAATTATTGTGCCAGGTTGGTACGTTTGAGTACATCCGCCGGCAGAGTACGACAAGCCCAGATTGTTCAAGAATTCCGCCAAG CAAAACTGCGAGAAAACAGAGGAAAAGAACAAACCAACATGTCAGTTCTTACTGATAACATCTTCAAACAGGAAGAGGAAGAAACCATGAGGGAAGAATGGCGCATGGCAGCTATTATTATCAACCGACTATTTGCATGGATTTATCTGGTCACAATTATCATAACATTGATGGCTGTGCTGTTAAAAGCCCCTCGATTTAGGAATGGCGAGTTGTAG
- the LOC138000699 gene encoding neuronal acetylcholine receptor subunit alpha-7-like isoform X3, whose protein sequence is MNTILNDYNKRARPVQKETDVVNILLDIVLKQVMKVDEKEEVIATNVWVRQYWTDSRLSWNKTEYDGISQVILNPDKAWLPDVMLLNSAERMTDGRGAAARLVVSHNGNVSWLNPMLFTSSCEIDITYFPLDDQTCHLKFASWSYSSEFLDVHPKLDTADLSTYVENGEWILLGVKSKRNVLTYDCCEGTYPDVTYHLELRRRTLFYIMNFILPCVLIAVLTLLVFLLPPESGERMSFGVTVLLSFTILLLMLMAKLPATSKVIPLIAVYYACTIIEVSAAMGMACLMLRLYHPDNSSAPIPAWIRVCVLNYCARLVRLSTSAGRVRQAQIVQEFRQAKLRENRGKEQTNMSVLTDNIFKQEEEETMREEWRMAAIIINRLFAWIYLVTIIITLMAVLLKAPRFRNGEL, encoded by the exons GATGAAAAAGAAGAAGTGATCGCCACAAATGTATGGGTAAGGCAG TATTGGACTGATTCTCGTCTTTCATGGAATAAAACCGAGTATGATGGGATCTCGCAGGTGATCCTAAATCCAGACAAGGCTTGGTTGCCCGATGTTATGTTGCTAAATAG TGCAGAACGCATGACAGATGGGCGTGGTGCTGCTGCTCGCCTTGTTGTAAGCCACAATGGGAATGTTTCCTGGCTGAATCCAATGCTTTTTACGAGTTCGTGTGAAATTGACATCACGTATTTCCCGCTTGATGACCAAACTTGCCATTTGAAGTTTGCCTCCTGGTCTTACAGCAGTGAATTCCTGGATGTTCATCCCAAGCTTGATACGGCGGACTTAAGCAC GTATGTGGAGAATGGAGAGTGGATTCTTCTCGGTGTGAAATCAAAACGCAACGTATTAACTTATGACTGCTGTGAGGGAACGTACCCGGATGTGACGTACCACCTTGAACTTCGCAGGCGCACTTTATTTTACataatgaactttattctgCCTTGTGTGCTGATTGCTGTCCTGACTCTTCTCGTCTTTCTACTACCACCGGAGTCTGGTGAAAGAATGTCTTTTGGCGTTACTGTTTTGCTGTCCTTCACCATTCTTCTGTTGATGTTGATG GCAAAATTACCCGCCACCTCCAAAGTTATTCCACTAATTGCCGTTTACTACGCCTGCACTATTATTGAAGTATCTGCAGCGATGGGCATGGCCTGTCTCATGCTGCGCTTATACCACCCAGACAACTCTTCTGCTCCAATCCCGGCATGGATCCGG gTTTGCGTGCTTAATTATTGTGCCAGGTTGGTACGTTTGAGTACATCCGCCGGCAGAGTACGACAAGCCCAGATTGTTCAAGAATTCCGCCAAG CAAAACTGCGAGAAAACAGAGGAAAAGAACAAACCAACATGTCAGTTCTTACTGATAACATCTTCAAACAGGAAGAGGAAGAAACCATGAGGGAAGAATGGCGCATGGCAGCTATTATTATCAACCGACTATTTGCATGGATTTATCTGGTCACAATTATCATAACATTGATGGCTGTGCTGTTAAAAGCCCCTCGATTTAGGAATGGCGAGTTGTAG